From Medicago truncatula cultivar Jemalong A17 chromosome 7, MtrunA17r5.0-ANR, whole genome shotgun sequence, a single genomic window includes:
- the LOC11442548 gene encoding protein TIC 20-II, chloroplastic, whose translation MASLSILHRPCIFHHTPKSSTLTLKPKPNSLSFSPLTKPSLKLKLRNGVVKASTSTPAAPERLISIAAYALPFFNSLQYGHNILTQYPKVALLFDPIIPFLSFYRSLPYASFIAFFALYLGIVRNPIFPQYVRFNAMQALTLDVLLVLPMLFQRIFSPGRYGLGFKILVWSHNVVFVFSILCFVYSALCCLLGRTPYLPFVADAAARQI comes from the coding sequence ATGGCTTCCCTTTCTATTCTCCACCGTCCCTGCATTTTTCACCACACCCCCAAATCCTCAACCCTAACCCTAAAACCAAAACCCAATTCCCTTTCATTCTCACCCTTAACTAAACCATCACTCAAACTCAAACTCAGAAACGGCGTCGTTAAAGCAAGCACATCCACACCCGCAGCACCAGAACGGTTAATCTCAATCGCCGCATACGCACTTCCATTCTTCAATTCCCTTCAATATGGTCACAACATTCTCACCCAATACCCTAAAGTCGCACTCCTCTTCGACCCAATCATCCCTTTCCTCTCATTCTACAGATCCCTCCCTTACGCTTCGTTCATAGCGTTCTTCGCGCTTTACTTGGGAATTGTGAGGAACCCTATTTTTCCACAGTATGTTAGATTCAATGCTATGCAGGCTCTGACATTAGATGTGCTTCTGGTTCTTCCGATGCTGTTTCAGAGGATTTTCTCTCCTGGGAGATATGGATTAGGTTTTAAGATTTTGGTTTGGTCGCataatgttgtgtttgtttttagTATTCTGTGTTTTGTTTATAGTGCTTTGTGTTGTCTTTTGGGTAGGACTCCTTACCTGCCTTTTGTTGCTGATGCTGCTGCTAGACAAATCTGA
- the LOC11442359 gene encoding biotin carboxyl carrier protein of acetyl-CoA carboxylase, chloroplastic — protein MASSLSSTSPSAAPTVTVAAAASTKSARFSHSSISFPRLSPNSNNSLRFFTKGCPPNHMLLCPRVKAQLNEVALDGSSNDVPPKAKSDVEPPTAPSVEPSSSVLADQESISELFDQIASLVKLVDSRDIVELKLKQLNCEVLIRKKEAMPQPEYAPQPAVLYSQPSQTAPPVAPSHTLALPAPSTPISPPPVNLTTSSRPPLKSPMAGTFYRSPAPGEPPFVKVGDEVKKGQVVCIIEAMKLMNEIEADKSGTIVEIIAEDAKPVSVDTPLFVIEP, from the exons ATGGCTTCCTCGTTGTCTTCCACTTCACCTTCTGCTGCTCCTACTGTCACTGTTGCAGCTGCAGCTTCCACCAAATCTGCACGCTTTTCTCATTCCTCCATCTCTTTCCCTCGTCTCTCTCCTAATTCCAACAACTCTCTCCGCTTTTTCACCAAG GGATGCCCACCTAATCATATGCTATTATGCCCCAGGGTTAAGGCTCAACTAAATGAG GTTGCCCTTGATGGTTCTTCTAATGATGTGCCTCCTAAAGCCAAATCAGATGTTGAACCACCGACCGCACCTTCAGTTGAACcatcttcttcagtcttggcaGATCAAGAATCAATCTCTGAACTTTTTGATCAAATTGCAAGTCTTGTCAA GCTTGTTGATTCAAGAGACATTGTAGAATTGAAGCTGAAGCAGCTAAACTGTGAAGTATTAATCAGGAAGAAAGAGGCTATGCCTCAACCAGAATATGCTCCTCAACCTGCAGTGTTGTATTCACAACCTTCGCAAACGGCGCCACCTGTTGCGCCATCACATACTCTGGCTCTTCCTGCTCCTTCAACACCAATTTCTCCCCCTCCTGTCAATCTAACTACATCATCACGTCCGCCTCTTAAAAGCCCCATGGCAGGGACATTCTACCGAAGTCCTGCACCGGGTGAACCTCCGTTTGTAAAG GTGGGAGACGAAGTAAAGAAGGGGCAAGTCGTGTGCATCATTGAAGCAATGAAATTGATGAATGAAATTGAA GCTGATAAGTCAGGGACTATAGTTGAAATAATCGCGGAAGATGCTAAGCCTGTAAGCGTTGATACT CCCCTATTTGTGATTGAACCATAG
- the LOC11442358 gene encoding uncharacterized protein: MAMASGVSNSPSNFHLLLLLLLVLSVSWLCTFANGSNSTTIYDELRAKGLPVGLLPKGITRYEINGTSGEFQVWMKEPCNARFENEVHYDPNIKGTLGYGKIKGLSGMTAQELFLWFPVKGIRVDLPSSGLIHFDVGVADKQFSLSLFEDPPDCNPEVDADSDDVLRAVW; the protein is encoded by the coding sequence atggCTATGGCTAGTGGTGTTTCAAATTCTCCATCGaatttccatcttcttcttcttcttcttctcgttCTTAGCGTTTCATGGTTATGCACCTTCGCAAACggttcaaattcaacaaccatatacGATGAATTAAGGGCAAAGGGTCTTCCCGTAGGGCTTTTACCAAAGGGAATAACGAGGTATGAGATCAATGGAACCAGTGGTGAATTCCAGGTATGGATGAAAGAACCATGTAATGCAAGGTTTGAAAACGAGGTTCACTATGATCCTAATATTAAGGGTACCCTTGGTTATGGCAAGATCAAAGGATTATCTGGTATGACTGCTCAGGAACTGTTCTTATGGTTTCCTGTTAAGGGCATTCGTGTTGATCTACCTAGCTCTGGTCTTATTCACTTTGATGTTGGTGTTGCTGATAAACAATTCTCTTTGTCTCTCTTTGAAGATCCCCCTGATTGCAACCCTGAG